A part of Catalinimonas alkaloidigena genomic DNA contains:
- a CDS encoding glycosyltransferase, translating into MHLYFVYTLIGIFALSLLIQMFYLRVFARLSSLQVSASSPGRKVEKVSVIVCCRNELENMQVLLPLLLKQNHPDYEIIVVDDRSADPCYDYLLQQRDTQDKIRLVRINETPDEMNPKKYALTLGIKAAKGDVLLLTDADCVPSSEQWISNMQESFSNEKEIVLGYAPYRSERGWLNTLIRYETFFSAIQFLSFAAAGRPYMGVGRNLAYRKYLFMQNKGFTNHIRITGGDDDLFVNAVARPNNVALCLDRGAQTVSIPKTSLQKWYRQKRRHLSVSKHYKSSDKAMLGLLSLSHFLFWFSAVILFTIPNFWPLAAVGVLIRIGAQTFVFRRIARKLEEDFNWALFPILDFFYVFYYVIFGVPAVFSKRIQWS; encoded by the coding sequence ATGCATTTATACTTCGTTTATACCCTTATCGGGATCTTTGCCCTAAGTCTGTTGATTCAGATGTTTTACCTCCGCGTGTTTGCGCGTCTTTCCTCATTACAGGTCAGTGCCTCGTCTCCGGGCAGAAAAGTAGAGAAAGTATCGGTAATCGTCTGCTGCCGTAACGAACTGGAAAACATGCAGGTACTGCTCCCCTTGCTGCTGAAGCAAAACCACCCGGATTACGAAATCATCGTGGTCGACGACCGCTCAGCCGATCCCTGCTACGACTACCTGCTTCAGCAACGCGACACCCAGGATAAAATCCGGTTGGTGCGGATCAACGAAACGCCGGACGAAATGAATCCGAAGAAATACGCACTGACGCTGGGGATTAAGGCCGCCAAGGGGGATGTGCTGCTGTTGACCGATGCCGACTGCGTACCGAGCAGCGAGCAATGGATCAGTAACATGCAGGAGAGCTTCTCGAACGAGAAAGAGATTGTATTGGGCTATGCGCCGTACCGGTCGGAGCGCGGCTGGCTGAACACGCTCATTCGCTACGAGACGTTTTTCTCGGCCATTCAGTTTCTGTCGTTTGCGGCAGCGGGTCGTCCTTACATGGGCGTCGGTCGTAATCTGGCTTACCGGAAGTACCTGTTCATGCAGAACAAGGGCTTTACAAACCACATTCGCATTACCGGAGGCGACGACGATTTGTTTGTGAATGCGGTGGCCCGCCCCAACAACGTGGCGCTTTGCTTGGATCGGGGCGCGCAAACGGTATCGATCCCAAAGACTTCATTACAAAAGTGGTATCGGCAAAAACGCCGCCATCTCTCCGTAAGCAAGCATTATAAATCTTCGGATAAAGCCATGCTGGGGCTTCTTTCCCTCTCGCATTTTCTGTTTTGGTTTAGTGCCGTAATTTTATTTACCATCCCGAACTTTTGGCCATTGGCTGCCGTTGGCGTCTTAATAAGAATCGGGGCACAAACTTTTGTATTTCGCCGTATTGCACGTAAACTTGAGGAAGATTTCAACTGGGCATTGTTCCCGATCCTCGACTTTTTCTACGTGTTTTACTACGTAATATTCGGGGTGCCCGCGGTCTTTTCTAAACGCATCCAATGGAGTTAG
- a CDS encoding DMT family transporter yields MWKDYLRLHWVIFIWGFTAILGKLMILPSVEIVFYRTLIAFSALYVLLYFRKRSLRISQSQLIKFLLTGSLIGFHWILFFGAARVSTVSVCLAGMATGSLWTSLLDPLLTRRQFQWFEVGLGGLALVGLYIIFRFEFDHALGLTMALASAILGAVFTIFNSRFTQFQTPLVITFYEMVGAWLTVALFLPLYGTWISPDGIQWLPVGWDYLWLLLLAVVCTVYAYAESVRLMKKFTAFAINLTNNLEPVYGIVLAAIIFGEHQEMTPEFYMGTGVILLAVLAYPIGKRLTRRRQHVPTIID; encoded by the coding sequence ATGTGGAAAGATTACCTTCGTCTCCACTGGGTCATTTTTATCTGGGGGTTTACGGCCATCCTGGGAAAACTGATGATCCTGCCGTCCGTCGAGATCGTATTTTACCGCACGCTTATCGCGTTCAGCGCGCTCTACGTACTGCTCTACTTCCGCAAGCGCTCGCTGCGGATCTCGCAATCGCAACTCATCAAATTTCTGCTGACGGGTAGCCTTATCGGGTTTCACTGGATCTTGTTTTTCGGAGCGGCGCGTGTCAGCACCGTCTCGGTTTGCCTGGCCGGCATGGCCACGGGTTCGCTATGGACGAGTTTGCTTGATCCGCTGCTGACCCGGCGGCAGTTTCAGTGGTTCGAGGTAGGGCTGGGTGGCTTGGCGCTGGTGGGGCTGTACATCATCTTCCGGTTCGAATTCGATCATGCACTCGGGCTGACCATGGCGCTTGCTTCCGCCATTTTGGGCGCGGTCTTTACCATTTTCAACAGTCGCTTTACGCAATTTCAAACCCCGCTGGTCATCACGTTCTACGAAATGGTTGGCGCGTGGCTGACGGTCGCGCTGTTCCTGCCTCTCTACGGTACCTGGATCAGCCCGGACGGAATTCAGTGGCTTCCGGTCGGGTGGGATTACCTGTGGCTATTGTTGCTGGCGGTGGTGTGTACGGTCTATGCTTACGCGGAATCGGTACGGCTGATGAAGAAATTTACGGCCTTTGCCATCAACCTGACCAACAATCTGGAGCCTGTCTACGGCATTGTGCTGGCGGCGATCATCTTTGGCGAGCACCAGGAAATGACCCCTGAATTTTACATGGGCACGGGCGTCATCCTACTGGCCGTTCTGGCTTACCCGATCGGCAAACGCTTAACACGACGTCGGCAGCACGTCCCCACCATCATCGATTAG
- the rsmG gene encoding 16S rRNA (guanine(527)-N(7))-methyltransferase RsmG, which produces MVQILQEHFPDLTAHQVQQFEQLFPLYQEWNSKINVISRKDIDQLYTHHVLHSLAIAKFVQFLPYTEVLDVGTGGGFPGIPLAILFPEARFHLVDSIGKKIKVVEEVATGLQLQNVTYQQARVEQLPGMYDFVVSRAVAPLKQIMQWVGKKIVKHYQHPIHNGIICLKGGDLHEETREVKRKVEVVALNRYFQDPYFETKKLVYIPF; this is translated from the coding sequence ATGGTCCAGATCCTTCAAGAACATTTCCCCGACCTGACAGCGCATCAGGTCCAACAGTTTGAGCAATTGTTTCCTCTCTACCAGGAATGGAACAGCAAAATCAATGTCATTTCCAGAAAAGACATCGATCAGTTATACACGCATCATGTCCTGCACTCGCTGGCCATCGCGAAGTTTGTGCAATTTCTTCCTTATACCGAAGTACTGGACGTGGGCACAGGTGGCGGTTTTCCGGGCATTCCCCTCGCAATTCTTTTCCCGGAAGCTCGCTTTCACTTAGTAGATTCTATCGGTAAAAAAATCAAAGTGGTGGAAGAAGTAGCCACCGGCCTCCAGTTACAAAATGTAACGTACCAGCAGGCACGGGTAGAACAGTTGCCAGGTATGTACGATTTTGTGGTCAGCCGTGCAGTAGCCCCTCTGAAACAGATCATGCAGTGGGTAGGCAAAAAGATTGTAAAGCACTACCAACACCCCATTCACAACGGGATCATCTGCCTGAAAGGTGGTGATTTGCACGAAGAAACGCGCGAAGTAAAGCGCAAAGTCGAAGTAGTGGCGCTAAATCGCTATTTCCAAGATCCTTACTTTGAAACCAAGAAGTTGGTGTATATCCCCTTCTAA
- a CDS encoding RNA polymerase sigma factor produces the protein MELDNKSFSDKALQDFELIRLAKEGDEKAYAELMKKYKKSVYHTLLKMVRNVDDAEDLTIEAFAKAFRNLDKFDPKFTFSTWLFRVATNNCIDFIRKKRLDTMSISSTYVDDNGSDVGIDLRDNTLNPQEEAIKSQKIDIMRTIVTKLPPRYQTLVKLRYFKEYSYDEIAKELDAPLGTVKAQLHRARELLYDMVKNRKDAI, from the coding sequence ATGGAGTTAGATAATAAATCATTTTCCGATAAGGCACTTCAGGACTTCGAACTGATTCGCTTGGCGAAAGAGGGCGACGAAAAAGCCTATGCCGAGTTGATGAAAAAGTACAAGAAGTCGGTGTACCACACCCTTCTGAAGATGGTCCGCAACGTCGACGACGCAGAGGACCTGACGATCGAAGCCTTCGCCAAAGCATTCCGTAACCTTGATAAGTTCGACCCAAAGTTTACGTTTAGCACGTGGTTGTTCCGCGTAGCGACCAACAACTGTATCGACTTCATCCGGAAGAAGCGACTCGATACCATGAGCATCAGTTCGACCTATGTGGACGACAACGGTTCGGACGTAGGTATCGATCTGCGTGACAACACGCTCAACCCGCAGGAGGAAGCCATCAAGTCGCAGAAGATCGACATCATGCGGACGATCGTGACCAAGTTGCCCCCTCGTTACCAAACGCTGGTGAAGCTGCGGTACTTCAAGGAGTATTCGTACGATGAAATTGCCAAGGAGCTAGACGCGCCGCTGGGCACCGTGAAAGCGCAACTGCACCGCGCCCGTGAGTTGCTCTACGACATGGTAAAAAACCGAAAAGACGCGATTTAA
- the tgt gene encoding tRNA guanosine(34) transglycosylase Tgt, which yields MKFTLVGTDLHSKARLGQVETAHGTIETPIFMPVGTVGTVKAVQQRELQTDIDAQIILGNTYHLFLRPGLPILEKAGGLHRFMNWNGPILTDSGGYQVYSLAGTRKIKEEGVTFRSHIDGSKHTFTPEGVMDIQRSIGADIIMAFDECPPYPCDFRYARESLDMTHRWLKRCCDRFDTTSGRYGYEQTLFPIVQGGVYPELRRHSAETIAALGREGNAIGGLSVGEPTEQMYEMTELVCDILPTDKPRYLMGVGTPANILEAIALGVDMFDCVMPTRNARNGMLFTTQGIMNMRNEKWKNDFTPLDEGLGGHVSTTYSRAYVRHLFASKEMLGPQIASIHNLTFYLWLVREARRHIQEGTFLAWKNQMVEQLMRRL from the coding sequence ATGAAATTTACCCTGGTCGGTACCGACCTTCATTCCAAGGCTCGCTTGGGTCAAGTAGAAACCGCGCACGGCACAATCGAGACGCCCATTTTTATGCCTGTCGGCACGGTCGGCACCGTAAAAGCCGTCCAGCAGCGAGAGCTGCAAACCGACATCGATGCGCAAATTATCCTGGGCAATACGTACCATCTTTTTCTGCGACCGGGCCTTCCCATCCTGGAAAAAGCCGGGGGCTTACACCGCTTCATGAACTGGAATGGTCCCATTCTGACCGACAGTGGCGGCTATCAGGTCTATTCGCTGGCCGGAACCCGCAAAATCAAAGAAGAGGGGGTAACGTTCCGCTCCCACATCGACGGTTCTAAACACACCTTTACCCCCGAAGGGGTCATGGACATTCAGCGGAGCATCGGGGCCGACATCATCATGGCCTTCGACGAATGTCCGCCGTATCCGTGCGACTTTCGATACGCCCGCGAATCGCTGGACATGACGCACCGCTGGTTGAAGCGCTGTTGTGACCGATTCGACACCACCTCGGGTCGGTATGGCTACGAACAGACACTTTTCCCCATTGTGCAGGGTGGTGTATATCCGGAACTGCGTCGTCACTCGGCAGAAACCATTGCGGCTCTAGGACGCGAGGGAAACGCCATCGGCGGCCTTTCGGTCGGTGAGCCTACCGAGCAGATGTACGAAATGACCGAACTGGTCTGCGACATTCTGCCGACCGACAAACCACGCTATTTGATGGGGGTGGGCACTCCGGCCAACATTCTGGAAGCCATCGCGTTAGGCGTAGACATGTTCGACTGCGTGATGCCGACCCGCAACGCCCGCAACGGCATGCTGTTTACGACGCAGGGCATTATGAACATGCGGAACGAAAAATGGAAAAACGATTTTACACCCCTTGACGAAGGCTTAGGCGGGCACGTAAGTACCACTTATTCGCGGGCCTATGTACGCCATCTGTTTGCCAGCAAAGAAATGCTCGGTCCGCAGATTGCCAGCATCCACAACCTGACATTTTACCTGTGGTTGGTGCGGGAAGCGCGGCGGCACATTCAGGAAGGAACGTTTCTTGCATGGAAAAACCAAATGGTGGAGCAACTGATGCGTCGCCTGTAA
- a CDS encoding LptF/LptG family permease, translating to MKILDRYLLKKFLTSYVFVVFVLVLVICVIDFTDKNDNFLKTNPPWSAVLFDYYFNLFPYWANMLSPITTFIAVVFVTARLASHTEITAMLSSGISFKRIMVPYLMGAVIIGGMIFWLTGWVIPNANKTRVAFEIQYTKNPYYFDGRDIHVKVAPTTYVYLESYNNTIDVGYQFTMEEIDSLKLKQKLKAKKISWDKEKEKWHIDDYSVHTFRGDQEDITYGNAIDTTINLQPKDFASTYGLQETLTLTELDEYINELKSRGADNIATYEIEKAQRYTSPFAIVILTIIGVIVSARKTREGAGFQIALGFFLAFVYIIFFLTSRSIAQGGSISPYMATWIPNIVFGGVGLILYRYVPR from the coding sequence ATGAAAATTCTGGATCGTTACCTGCTCAAAAAGTTTCTGACCTCGTATGTGTTCGTGGTCTTTGTGCTGGTATTGGTGATCTGCGTCATCGACTTTACGGACAAGAACGATAACTTCCTGAAAACCAACCCGCCATGGTCGGCCGTTCTGTTCGACTATTACTTTAATCTGTTTCCGTATTGGGCCAACATGCTGAGCCCCATCACCACGTTCATTGCGGTGGTGTTTGTAACGGCGCGGCTGGCTTCCCACACGGAAATTACGGCAATGCTGAGCAGCGGCATCAGCTTCAAACGGATCATGGTGCCTTACCTGATGGGGGCGGTCATCATCGGAGGAATGATTTTCTGGCTAACCGGCTGGGTCATTCCCAATGCAAATAAAACCCGCGTCGCTTTCGAAATCCAGTACACCAAAAATCCCTATTACTTCGATGGGCGCGACATCCACGTCAAAGTTGCACCGACCACTTACGTCTACCTGGAAAGCTACAATAACACCATCGACGTGGGGTACCAGTTTACGATGGAGGAAATCGACAGCCTGAAGCTGAAACAGAAATTGAAGGCCAAGAAGATCAGCTGGGATAAGGAAAAAGAGAAGTGGCACATCGACGACTATTCCGTCCATACCTTCCGGGGCGATCAGGAAGATATCACGTACGGCAACGCCATCGATACGACGATCAACCTGCAACCGAAAGATTTTGCCAGCACCTACGGCCTGCAGGAAACCCTGACGTTGACGGAACTCGACGAATACATCAATGAACTGAAAAGCCGGGGAGCCGATAACATTGCCACGTACGAAATCGAGAAGGCCCAGCGGTATACGTCACCCTTTGCCATTGTAATTCTGACCATAATTGGCGTCATTGTGTCGGCCCGCAAAACCCGCGAAGGTGCTGGGTTTCAGATTGCCCTCGGATTCTTTTTAGCATTTGTGTACATCATCTTCTTCCTGACCAGCCGCAGCATCGCGCAGGGGGGAAGCATATCACCCTATATGGCCACGTGGATTCCGAACATTGTGTTCGGGGGGGTAGGCCTCATCTTATACCGTTACGTACCACGCTGA
- the yidC gene encoding membrane protein insertase YidC: protein MDRNQLTGFVLIFAILLGYWFFFRPQPVSSPPDERGTEQVLDSVADTPVAASEPDEALPDSVREVRNQQRYGSFANALQGQAREIVLENQDVKIALDTRGGRIKTVELKGYKTYQGQPLVLFDEQNAQLDLLLGTANGDINLADLYFQTDAPAQLTIAEGDSQQVTFTLPVAGGTIRQTYSLAGQGYQIGYALQASGLDGVLRSENLVMDWRDRMPNMEKDIQQSRAMATINYYGAEDGFDELDAKSQDPQSATPEEPLQWVSFKHKFFTSALIADGAPFPNAQLTTQIPNSETIVKNVEARLSYPVSALQEGNGAQFRFYFGPNDYKILKKVAPDFEDNVYLGWTLFAFINKFIIINLFQLLEKVFSNYGIIIIVMVLIIKLFLLPLSYRSYLSTAKTKVLKPELDELKAKYGDDMQKMQAEQMKLYQQVGINPISGCIPLVLQMPFLLAMFYFFPNAIELRQEPFLWAEDLSTYDSIFNLPFTIPGFGAHVSLFTLLMTASQIAFTYYNNQVQASTMQGPMKSITYIMPVVFMFVLNSYPAGLSFYYFVSNLITITQQNVIKRFVDDDKIRAKLEANKEKKKTKKKSGFQERLAAAMKAAEDQQKRQQTRKK, encoded by the coding sequence TTGGATCGGAATCAATTAACGGGGTTCGTCCTCATCTTTGCCATTTTATTGGGCTACTGGTTTTTCTTCAGACCACAGCCTGTCTCCTCTCCGCCCGACGAGCGCGGAACAGAACAAGTTCTTGACTCCGTCGCCGATACCCCCGTGGCCGCCTCCGAACCCGACGAGGCCTTGCCCGATTCGGTGCGCGAGGTGCGAAATCAGCAGCGCTACGGCTCGTTTGCCAACGCCCTGCAGGGCCAGGCCCGCGAAATCGTACTGGAAAACCAGGACGTTAAAATTGCACTCGATACACGCGGTGGTCGCATCAAAACCGTTGAACTGAAAGGGTACAAAACGTATCAGGGTCAACCCCTGGTGCTGTTCGATGAGCAGAATGCCCAACTCGATCTTTTGCTCGGAACGGCCAATGGCGACATCAACCTGGCCGATCTGTACTTCCAAACCGATGCTCCTGCGCAACTGACCATTGCCGAAGGCGATAGCCAGCAGGTAACATTCACGCTGCCCGTGGCCGGTGGCACCATCCGCCAGACGTACTCCCTGGCGGGGCAGGGCTACCAAATCGGGTATGCGCTGCAAGCTTCCGGCCTGGATGGCGTGTTGCGTTCTGAGAATCTGGTGATGGACTGGCGCGATCGGATGCCCAACATGGAAAAGGACATCCAGCAGAGCCGGGCCATGGCCACGATCAATTATTACGGCGCTGAGGACGGTTTCGATGAGTTGGACGCGAAATCGCAAGATCCGCAGTCCGCGACTCCGGAAGAGCCGTTGCAATGGGTGTCGTTTAAGCACAAGTTTTTCACCTCGGCCCTGATCGCCGACGGTGCGCCCTTTCCAAATGCTCAGTTAACGACCCAGATCCCGAACAGCGAGACGATTGTCAAAAACGTGGAGGCACGGCTTTCGTATCCGGTATCGGCGTTGCAAGAGGGCAATGGGGCGCAGTTCCGCTTCTACTTCGGTCCTAACGATTACAAGATCCTGAAAAAAGTCGCTCCCGACTTCGAGGACAACGTGTACTTGGGCTGGACGCTGTTTGCCTTCATCAACAAGTTCATCATCATCAACCTGTTCCAGCTTCTGGAGAAGGTCTTCAGCAACTACGGCATCATCATCATTGTCATGGTGCTGATCATCAAGTTGTTCCTGCTGCCCCTCTCGTACCGTTCGTACCTTTCGACCGCCAAAACGAAGGTGCTGAAACCGGAGTTGGACGAACTGAAGGCCAAGTACGGCGACGATATGCAGAAAATGCAGGCCGAGCAGATGAAGCTCTACCAGCAAGTAGGCATCAACCCGATCAGCGGGTGTATTCCCTTGGTGTTGCAGATGCCGTTCCTGCTGGCAATGTTCTACTTCTTCCCCAATGCAATCGAACTGCGCCAGGAACCGTTCCTATGGGCCGAAGACCTTTCGACGTACGACTCGATTTTCAATCTGCCGTTTACCATTCCGGGATTCGGGGCGCACGTCAGCTTGTTTACCCTGCTGATGACGGCGTCGCAAATTGCGTTTACTTACTACAACAATCAGGTGCAGGCCTCGACCATGCAGGGCCCCATGAAGTCGATTACGTACATCATGCCCGTGGTCTTCATGTTCGTGCTAAATTCGTATCCGGCCGGTCTGAGTTTCTACTACTTCGTATCGAACCTGATCACCATCACGCAGCAGAACGTGATCAAGCGGTTTGTGGATGACGATAAGATTCGCGCCAAGCTGGAAGCCAACAAAGAGAAGAAGAAAACGAAGAAGAAATCGGGTTTTCAGGAGCGTCTGGCCGCTGCCATGAAGGCCGCTGAAGACCAGCAAAAGCGCCAGCAGACACGTAAAAAGTAA
- a CDS encoding glycosyltransferase family 87 protein, giving the protein MALLSPLKHPRWQAPPVLLGAYLLLGLLASIIQVLKPEATWGDSGYLYPQYNNWLIFRASFFHLIHHQALYELSLAEYADLFKYSPTFALSMGPLAWLPPAVGFFGWNLLNAGSLYWALSRLPLQQPAKARMLWFTLVELLTNLQNAQSNALIAALFIGSYVAYEHRNPTWAMLMIVANGFIKIFGIVSGALFLLYPQKGKALGWGLGWLLVLALLPLLVISPTELVNYYQQWGELLSRDHGGSYGFSVMGWLHSWFGWDAPKLGVLGVGIVLFLLPYARVQQYASPSFRLLLLASMMIWVIIFNHMAESPTFVIAVAGVAIWYFIRPRSKADLVLLVLVLVFTALSPTDLFPKFIKREFFRPYAIKAVPCILVWGKILYELMTEDFRKPQADESLSFSANR; this is encoded by the coding sequence GTGGCCTTGCTCTCTCCGCTAAAACACCCGCGTTGGCAAGCGCCACCGGTGCTGCTGGGGGCGTATTTGCTGTTGGGCCTCCTTGCTTCGATCATTCAGGTACTGAAGCCCGAAGCGACCTGGGGCGATTCGGGGTATCTCTACCCTCAGTATAATAACTGGCTGATCTTCAGGGCTTCTTTCTTTCACCTGATCCACCATCAGGCCTTATATGAACTGTCGCTGGCCGAGTACGCCGACCTGTTCAAATATTCGCCGACCTTCGCGCTAAGCATGGGACCGCTGGCGTGGCTACCTCCGGCCGTAGGTTTTTTCGGGTGGAACCTGCTGAATGCGGGCTCACTTTACTGGGCACTCAGCCGCCTGCCGCTTCAGCAACCGGCCAAAGCGCGCATGCTCTGGTTCACGCTGGTAGAGCTGCTCACGAATCTGCAAAACGCTCAGAGCAATGCCCTCATCGCGGCCCTGTTCATCGGCTCGTACGTTGCTTACGAGCACCGCAACCCTACCTGGGCCATGCTGATGATCGTGGCCAACGGCTTTATCAAGATTTTTGGCATTGTATCCGGTGCCCTGTTCCTGCTGTATCCGCAAAAGGGCAAAGCCCTGGGGTGGGGACTGGGGTGGCTGCTGGTACTGGCCCTGTTGCCCCTGTTGGTTATTTCGCCGACCGAATTGGTAAACTATTACCAGCAATGGGGCGAGCTGCTTTCGCGCGACCATGGCGGGAGTTATGGCTTTTCGGTGATGGGCTGGCTACACAGCTGGTTCGGTTGGGATGCACCCAAGCTGGGCGTGTTGGGCGTTGGGATAGTTCTCTTTCTGTTGCCCTACGCACGCGTCCAACAATACGCCTCGCCCTCGTTTCGTCTGTTGCTCCTGGCTTCGATGATGATCTGGGTGATCATTTTTAATCACATGGCCGAATCGCCCACGTTTGTGATCGCCGTTGCAGGCGTAGCAATCTGGTACTTTATACGCCCCCGCTCAAAGGCCGATCTGGTGTTGCTCGTCCTGGTCCTGGTTTTCACAGCCCTCTCGCCTACCGACCTGTTCCCCAAATTCATCAAACGGGAGTTTTTTCGCCCATACGCCATCAAAGCCGTTCCCTGCATTCTGGTCTGGGGAAAGATTCTTTACGAACTGATGACGGAAGACTTCCGAAAGCCGCAGGCCGACGAATCCCTTAGCTTCTCCGCTAATCGATGA